ATCCGGTTTCTGCCCGTCGGCGGACGCCGGGTGGCGTACGAGGTGCGCGGCAGCGGTCCACCGCTGGTCGCACCGGCATGGTGGGTCAGTCACCTCGAACTCGACTGGCAGAACCCCGATTTCCGTCGATTCTGGGACGGAATCGCCGAGGGATACACCTTGATCCGGTACGACCGGCTCGGAGTCGGCATGTCGGACCACACGCTGCACGACTCCGACCTGACTCTCGACAGCGAGGTCGCGACGTTGCGCGCGCTCGTCGACGAGCTCGGGCTCGAACGCGTCTCGCTCATCGGCGGCTCGTCCGGGAGCTGCACGGCGGTCGCGTTTGCCGCGGCGTCTCCCGATCGTGTCGAGCGGATGGTGTTGTACGGGTCGTACCCGGATGGAACGGCGATCACGGCGCCTGGGGTCGGCGACGCGATACTGGCAGCGATACAAGCGCATTGGGGCTTGGGATCACGCGTGCTCGGCGACATCTTCCTCGGCGGGGCCAACGCTGATGAGCAGGAGCATTTCGGTCGGCTGCAGCGTGATTCTGCGACGGCCGAGACCGCGGCAGCGGTGTTGGCTCTCGTCTACCGGCTCGATGTTCGAGACCGGCTTCCGCTCGTCCGCGCGCCGACGTGGGTGGTGCATCGCCGTGACGACCGTGCCGTGCCGTACCGACTCGGGCGCGAGGTCGCGGCGGCGATTCCGGGCGCGACATTCATCCCGCTGAAAGGAAGCGCGCACTTCCCGTGGCATGGTGACGCCGATTCCGTTGTTCGCGCATGTCGCGAAGCACTAGGAGCGGCACCGGCGCTGCCGCACGCGACGAGTGCGCAGGAGCAGGTCCTGTCGGCTCGTGAGCGCGAAATCCTCGCGTGCATTGCGCGTGGTCTCAGCGATCGCGAAATCGCGGAACACCTCGTGCTCAGCTCGCACACCGTCCACCGTCACGTCGCGAACATCCGCCGCAAGCTGGGCCGCACTTCTCGAACTGCCGCCGTCGCCGAAGCCGCGCGTCTCGGAATCTTGTGACGTGGCCGCAACGGGCCATCTGCAGAAGATGGCCGCATCGGGCGATGCGCGCGCCCGGTGGCCGCGCCTAGCTTTGCGGAATGACCGACATCGCCAGCATCAATTCGACTGCGCGGGAGAACCAGCCGTCCGCCGCGTGGCTGCGGATCTTCGCCCTCGTGTACGACCCGTTCCTCTGGCTGGGTGAAACCGCAGGCATGCGTCGACGGCGTGCAGCCTTGCTCGCCGACGCCTACGGTCGCGTCGTTGAGATCGGCTCCGGGACCGGGCTGAACATCGCGCACTATCCCGAGGCGGTCACCGAGCTGCTGCTGACCGAACCCGAGCCGGGAATGCGCAAAAAGCTCTCGCGTCGGACAGACCAAAATCGTTGTGCCACAGAAATTGTCGATGCTCCAGCAGAGCGACTACCATTCGCCGACGCATCAGTGGATACCGTCGTTTCCACGCTCGCCCTGTGCACGGTCGACGACCCCGAAGCTGCGCTGCACGAGATTGCGCGCGTACTCCGGCCCGGCGGCCAGCTGCTGTTCATCGAACATGTGCGGGCGGGCTCGCGGTTGCTGGCGGCGGTCCAGGACAAGCTGGCCGGACCGTGGCGCCACTTCGCAGGTGGCTGCCGCTGCAACCGCGACACCGTCGGGCGGATGCGCGCCTGCGGCTTCACCGTCGCGGCCCAACACGTGGTGTGGCGCGGCATGCCGGCGATCGTCCACCCCCTTGCCATGGGTCGTGCGACACGAGATCACGGGCGCCCGCAGACTGTGAGGTAGCGGCGGCGCCTGCGAGACTGCTGCCATGAACGAGCGGGAGCTCACCGGTGCCGACTTTCCGGTGCACTGGCCGGTGTCGACGAGATGGACCGACAACGACATGTTCGGCCACCTCAACAACGCGGTGTACTACGCACTGTTCGACACGGCGATCAACGGCTGGATCAACACGAATTGCGACATCGACCCGACGGATGTGCCCTGGTTGGGTGTCGTCGCTGAATCGGGATGTAAGTACTTCGCCGAATTACGGTTCCCTGAACCACTTTTCGTCGGGTTGGCAGTGGCCCGGCTGGGCACCAGCAGCGTGACATACCGAATGGGGTTGTGGCAGGCGGGTGGGCCCGACGCACCCGTCGCTGCGGTCGGCCACTGGGTGCATGTGTACGTCGACCGGGCGAGCCGCCGACCCATGCCGATCCCGGCGGTGATCCGCTCGCTGCTCGAAAAGGCGTGCGTCGACTAGTCGATATGCTCGTGCAATGCCGTTTGTGAGCAAGACCGTCGAGGTCACCGCCCCCGCCGAGGCGATCATGGGGATCGTCGCGGACTTCGAGTCGTATCCGGTGTGGAACGAGGAGATCAAGGGCTGCTGGGTGCTGGCGCGCTACGACGACGGCCGGCCCAGCCAGCTGCGTCTCGACGTTGTCGTCCAGGGGCAGTCGGGCACCTTCATCACCGCGGTCTACTACCCCGACCAGAATCAGATCCAGACGGTGCTGCAGCAGGGTGAGTTCTTCGAGAAGCAGGAGCAGAAGTTCGCGGTCGTCCCGATGGGGGCGACGTCGCTGCTGACGGTGGACCTCGACGTCGAGACCAAACTGCCGATCCCCGCGCAGTTCGTGAAGAAGGCGATCGGCGACACGCTCGATTACCTGGCGGACAATCTGAAGGCCCGCGCCGAGGAACTCACCGCTTCATAGCGGGCCCGAGTGTGGGCTCGTTGCACGCAAATGAGGTGGATTGCGTGCGGGTAATCCACGTTCGCGCCAAGAGCTCAGCCCCACAACTTCGTCTCGTCGAGCCGGGCGATCAGCCGCTGCGCGCCGTCGTCGAACTCGCCGCCGGTCAGCCTGACCACCGTGTCGACATCGCCGGTGCGCAGCGCCGCGATCATCGCGCGGTGTCCGGCGATCGCGGAAATCCCCCACTGCGGGCTCGCCGCATAGATGTGGCCTGGCAGGTATCGCGCTACATGTAGGAGGAACCACGCGAGCTTGATGCGGCCGGTGGATCGGTTGAACGCCCGGTGGAACGCGAACTCCGCGGACGCGATCGCGTCGGGCTCATGGTGGTCGACGGCCTCGGCCAGCGCTTCGTTGAGATGCTCCAGCTCGTCGATCTGCGCCGGGGTGATCCGCTCGGCCGCCGTCGCCGCCAACTCCCTGGCGATCGTGGCCTGCAGCCAGAAGATGTCCTCCACATCGCCGCGGGTCAGGGGGACCACGACGTGACCGCGGTGCGGTTCGAGCTGAACCATGCCCTCACCGCGTAGCGTGCGCAGCGCCTCGCGGACCGGCGTGATGCTGACGCCCAGCTCAGCGGCGGTCTCATCCAGTCGGATGAAGGTCCCCGGCCGCAGGACGCCGGTCATGATGTCGGTGCGCAGCCGGGCCGCCACCTGTTCGGACAGCTGCTCGCGTCGCACCTCGCGTCGGGGCTTCGCCCGGGCTTTCGGGGGTGCGTTCACTGGCTCTCCGGTCCGTCTGGCGTGGGGTTGAACCCGAGCCGCCGAGGCCATACTGTGACCGGGGCAACACAGGATTTGATCACATATAACCTCGTTCAAATATCAACGCAGCGCAACCGGGGCGGAGGGCCTCAGTTTGCGAGGGGAGGGATACTCGCCGTTGACCTCGTCTTCGTCCCCGCCGGACCCGACTGAGCAGCCGTTCCTCGCACGACGGCAGAACTGGACGAACCAGCTCGCGCGGCACGCCTTGATGCAGCCCGGCGAAACCGCCCTGCGTTTCCTCGGCCGCACCACGACCTGGGGCGAACTCGATCGCCGCGTCATCGCCCTCGCGGGCGCTCTGAGCAGGCGCGGAGTCCAATTCGGTGACCGCGTGCTGATCCTGATGCTCAACCGCACCGAGTTCATCGAGTCATTCCTTGCGATCAACAAGCTCGGCGCCATCGCCGTACCGGTCAACTTCCGGATGACCCCGCCCGAGATCGCCTTCCTGGTCAGCGATTGCCAGGCCAAGGTCGTCGTCACCGAAGCGGTGCTCGCCAGTGTGGCGGCGGCGGTCCGCGACATCGACCCAACCCTGACGACCGTGGTGGTCGCGGGTGGAACCAGCGGTGATGGTCTCATCGGCTACGACGAGGTGATGGCCGAAGAGGACGTGGCGGCCGTCCGCGACGTGGTGGACATCCCCGACGACTCGGCCGCGCTGATCATGTACACCTCGGGTACCACCGGCAGGCCCAAGGGTGCGGTGCTCACCCACGCCAACATTGCCGGGCAGGCGATGACGTCCCTGTTCACCAACGGTGCCGATCTCAACAACGACGTCGGCTTCGTCGGTGTCCCGCTGTTCCACATCGCGGGCATCGGAAACATGATCATCGGCCTGCTGCTCGGCAGGCCGACGGTGCTCTATCCCCTGGGCGCATTCGATCCAGGCGCCTTGCTGGACGTCCTTGAAACCGAACAGGTGACCGGCGTCTTCCTGGTGCCCGCACAATGGCAGGCGGTGGTCGCCGAACAGCGCGTGCGGCCTCGGGCCCTGAAGTTGCGGGTGCTGTCGTGGGGTGCGGCACCGGCCTCAGATACATTGCTGCGCAGCATGTCTGAGACCTTCCCCGGAACACAGATCCTCGCCGCCTTCGGTCAGACCGAAATGTCGCCGGTGACGTGCATGCTGCTGGGTGACGACGCGATCCGAAAGTTGGGCTCGGTCGGCAAGGTGATTCCGACGGTGTCCGCGCGCGTCGTCGACGAGGACATGAACGACGTCGACATCGGTCAGGTGGGCGAAATCGTCTACCGCGCACCCACGCTGATGGCCGGCTACTGGAACAATCCCGAGGCCACCGCGGACGCCTTCGCGGGCGGCTGGTTCCATTCCGGTGATCTCGTACGCCAAGACGAAGAGGGCTACATCTGGGTCGTGGACCGCAAGAAGGACATGATCATCTCCGGCGGCGAGAACATCTACTGCGCAGAGGTCGAGAACGTCCTTGCCGCTCATCCGTCGATCGCGGAGGCGGCGGTGATCGGTCGCGCGGACGACAGATGGGGTGAAGTACCGGTGGCCGTCATCGCGCTGAACGCCAAAGGAGATCTCGGACTCGCGGACCTCGAAGGCTTCCTGACCGAACGCCTTGCGCGGTACAAGCATCCGAAGGCGCTGGAGATCGTCGACGCGCTCCCTCGCAATCCCGCTGGCAAAGTACTCAAAACGGAACTGCGGGTGCGTTTCGGCGCCGCCGCGCCGATTGACGCAGGCGAAAGTACCACTCTGCCAACGGTTTCTGCTGGTGCACAAGAGAATTAGGGAATTGGAACGAGTTTGCTAACGGTTAAGGGCACAATCTTCCAGATGCCATGCACCGCGGGGACGGCATCGGGTACAGTCCTGTGGTCCGTCTTACTACTGACGAGTAGGGAGACACTGGTCACAGTCAGCGGGTTGGGGCAAGGAGGCCGCGTGCGACAGGGTCTGCCGTTGAACGACGACGGCCGCGGTCAGCTCGTTGGAGCGCGTCGGTGACGGCGCAGGGCACCGACATCGTCGGCTACGTCCGCGACCAGGTACGTCCGGGTCTGACCGCCGTTGGCGGATTCGTCCGCATGACGGTCCTCACGACGAAAGCCACCTTCAAATCGCCGTTCCAGTGGCGCGAGTTCATCCTGCAGAGCTGGTTCCTGATGCGGGTGGCATTCCTGCCGACCGTCGCGGTGTCGATCCCGCTGACCGTGCTCCTCATCTTCACGCTCAACATCCTGCTGACCGAGTTCGGTGCGGCCGACATTTCCGGCGCGGGCGCCGCACTGGCCGCCGTCACCCAGCTCGGCCCCCTCGTCACCGTGCTCGTGGTGGCCGGCGCCGGTTCCACCGCCATCTGCGCTGACCTGGGCGCGCGCACCATCCGCGAGGAGATCGACGCGCTCGAGGTGCTCGGCATCGACCCGATCCACCGATTGGTGGTGCCTCGCGTGATCGCCTCGACGTTTGTGGCGCTGCTGCTGAACGGCGCGGTGATCACCATCGGCCTGGTCGGCGGCTTCATCTTCGGCGTGTATCTGCAGAACGTCTCGGCCGGCGCCTATGTCTCCACCCTCACCCTGGTCACGGGCCTGCCCGAGGTGCTGATCTCGGTCGTCAAGGCGATGACGTTCGGCTTGATCGCGGGCCTGGTCGGCTGTTACCGCGGCCTCACGGTTGCCGGTGGCGCCAAGGGTGTGGGCACCGCGGTCAACGAGACGCTGGTGCTCTGCGTGATCGCGCTGTTCGCGGTCAACGTCGTGCTGACCACGATCGGTGTTCGATTCGGAACGGGGAGCTGACGTGTCGACTACCCAGGTCCTGCGTTCTCGGTTTCCGCGGGCGTTTTCCGGCGGGGCGGGTGTCGTCACCGCCCCGGCACGGTTCCTCGACAGCGTCGGGCACGTGGCGTGGTTCGTCGTCACCGCGATCGGGTCGATCGGCCACGCGTTGCGCTACTACCGCAAGGAGACGTTGCGGCTGATCGCCGAGATCGGCATGGGCACCGGCGCGATGGCCGTCATCGGTGGCACCGTGGCGATCGTCGGGTTTGTCACGCTGTCGGGTTCGTCGCTGGTCGCCATTCAAGGCTTCGCATCGCTCGGCAATATCGGTGTCGAGGCGTTCACCGGCTTCTTCGCCGCACTGATCAACGTCCGCATCGCCGCTCCCGTCGTCGCGGGCCAGGCGCTGGCCGCCACGGTTGGCGCCGGCGCGACCGCGGAACTGGGCGCCATGCGGATCAGCGAGGAAATCGACGCCCTCGAGGTGATGGGCATCAAGTCGATCTCCTACCTGGTGTCGACGCGCATCATGGCCGGCTTCATCGTGATCATCCCGCTGTACGCGATGGCCATCATCATGAGCTTCCTGTCGGCGCAGGTGACCACAACCGTCTTCTACGGACAGTCGATCGGCACCTACGAGCACTACTTCCGGACGTTCCTGCGCGCCGACGATGTCATGTGGTCGTTCGTGCAGGCGATCATCATCTCGGTCATCGTGATGCTCAACCACTGCTACTACGGCTACTTCGCCAGTGGTGGGCCAGTGGGTGTCGGCGAGGCCGTCGGCCGGTCGATGCGCGCCTCTCTGGTCGCGATCGTCTGTGTGGTCCTGTTCGCCTCGTTGGCGCTCTACGGCGTCGACCCGAACTTCAACCTGACGGTGTAGCCCATGACCGCGCCCTTGAACACGTCCCGCACCCCGCCGTACAAGCTGGCGGGTCTGGTTTTGGCGCTGCTGACGATCGCCGCCGTGGTGCTGGTGTACTTCCAGTTTCGTGGCGACTTCCTGCCGCGCGAACAGCTGACGATGATTTCGGCGCGCTCCGGGCTGTCGATGGACCCCGGCGCGAAGGTCACCTACAACGGGGTCGAGATCGGCCGCGTGGCCACGGTTGACGCAGTTGACGTCGGAGGCGAACCGAAGGCCAAGATCGTCCTGGACGTCGACCCCAAGTACATCAAGCTGATCCCGCAGAATGTGGACGCGGACATCAGCGCAACCACCGTGTTCGGCAACAAGTACATCTCGTTCACATCGCCGAAAGACCCGTCATCGCAACGGATCACATCGTCCGACGTGATCGACGTGACCCACGTGACCACCGAGTTCAACACATTGTTCGAGACGGTCGTTTCGCTGTCGTCGCAAGTGGATCCGATCAAGCTGAACCAGACGCTGGCGGCCACCGCCGAGGCGCTGGACGGTTTGGGTGACCGCTTCGGCCAGTCGATCATCAACGGCAACGCGATCCTCGACGACATCAACCCGCAGATGCCCCAGATCCGTCGGGACAATCAGCTGCTGGCTGACCTCGGCGAGGTCTACTCGGAGGCGGCACCGGATCTGTTCGACGGTCTGCAGAACGCGGTCACCACGGCCCGCACGCTCAACCAGGAGCAGGGCACCATCGACCAGGCGCTGATGGCCGCGGTCGGCTTCGGCAACACCGGCGCCGACGTCTTCGAGCGTGGCGGTCCGTATCTGGTCCGCGGCGCGGAGGATTTGATCCGTCCGTCGGAGATCCTGGACGAGTACAGCCCGGCCCTGTTCTGCACGATTCGCAACTTCCACGATGTCGAACCCAAGGTGGCGGCGTCGCTGGGCGGCAACGGCTACTCGCTGCGTACGCTATCGGCACTCATGGGCCTTGGTGCCGGCAATCCTTATGTCTATCCGGACAACCTGCCGCGCGTGAACGCCAGGGGCGGTCCCGAGGGTAAACCTGGCTGCTGGCAACCGATTACGCGTGACCTGTGGCCGGCGCCACACCTCGTGATGGATACAGGCGCGTCGATCGCGCCGTACAACCACTTCGAGTTGGGCCAGCCGCTCCTGATCGAGTACGTCTGGGGTCGCCAGGTGGGGGAGAACACGATCAACCCATGAAAATCACCGGTACAGCCATCAAGCTCGGCGCCTTCTCGCTGGTGCTGTTGCTGTTCACCGCGATCATCATCGTGGTGTTCGGGCAGATGCGTTTCGACCGCACCACCGGCTACTCGGCGGTGTTCTCCAATGCCAGCGGCCTCCGGGCCGGGCAGTTCGTCCGCGCGTCCGGTGTGGAGGTCGGCAAGGTCTCCAAGGTCGAGCTCATCAACGACGGCTCGCAGGTCCGGGTCGACTTCGACGTCGACCGGTCGCTGCCGCTGTTCGACGGCACCACCGCCTCGATCCGCTACCTGAATCTCATCGGCGACCGGTACATGGAGCTCAAGCGCGGCGGGAGCGACAGGCGGCTGCCCAGTGGGGGCACGATTCCGGTCACCCAGACCGAACCCGCGCTCGACCTCGACGCGTTGATCGGCGGCTTCCGCCCGGTGTTCCGGGCCCTCGATCCGGACAAGGTCAACACCATCGCCGAGTCGATCATCACGATCTTCCAGGGCCAAGGCGGCACCATCAACGACATCCTCGACCAGACCGCGTCGCTGACGTCGGCACTGGCCGACCGCGACCAGGCGATCGGAGAGGTGATCAAGAACCTCAACACCGTGCTCGACACCACGGTCAAGCATCAGCAGCAGTTCGACGAGACGGTGCAAAATTTCCAGACGCTGATCACGGGCTTGAACGATCGGCGCGACCCGATCGCCTCCTCGGTGGCCGACATCAGCGACGCCGCGGGAACCATCGCGGATCTGCTGGCGGACAACCGCCCCCTGCTGCAGAGCACGGTCGGTCATTTGGAGGCCGTTCAGCAGCCGCTGGTCGACCAGAGAGACAAGCTCAACGATATTCTCACCAGACTCCCGACTGCGTTCAAGATCATCGGGCGAGCTGGTGGCATCTACGGCGACTTCTTCAACTTCTATTCGTGCGACATCTCGATCCGGATGAACGGGCTGCAGCCCGGCGGTCCTGTCCGCACCGTCAAACTCTTCAGCCAGCCGTCGGGTAGGTGCACGCCGCAATGAGAACTCTGGAGGGATCGAACCGGGTCCGTAACGGGTTGATGGGCATTCTCGTCCTCATCCTGGTGATCGGCGTCGGACAGAGCTTCGCCAGCGTGCCGATGCTGTTCGCGACGCCCACGTACTATGCGGAGTTCTCGGACACCGGTGGCCTCAACAGCGGCGACAAGGTGCGCATTGCCGGTGTGGACGTCGGTCTGGTGCGCAACTTCGAGATCGTCGGCGACAAGGTCCGGATCGGATACTCGCTCGACGGGACACAGATCGGCACAGAGAGCCGGGCGGCCATCCGCACCGACACCATCCTGGGCCGCCGCAATATCGAGATCGAGCCACGCGGCTCGAAACCGTTGAAGGCCAACGCAACTCTGCCGCTGGGCCAGACCACGACGCCGTATCAGATCTACGACGCGTTCTTCGACGTGACCGAAGCATCCTCGGGCTGGGACACCCAGACCGTGAAGAGATCGCTGAACGTGCTGTCCGAGACCATCGACCAGACGTACCCGCATCTGAGCGCCGCACTCGACGGGGTGGCCCGGTTTTCCGACACCATCGGCAAGCGCGACGACCAGATCAAGCAGCTGCTGGCCAACGCCAACAAGATCGCTGGCATCCTCGGCAACCGCAGCGAACAGATCAACAAGCTCTTCGTCAACGCCCAGCAGCTGCTCGCCGCGATCAACGAGCGTCAGTACGCGGTCAGCATGCTGCTCGAACGTGTCGCCTCGTTCTCCGAACAGGTCAAGGGATTCGTCGACGACAACCCGAACTTGAACCGGGTGCTCGAACAGCTGCGCGTCGTCAGCGACGTGCTGTCGGAGCGACGCTTCGACCTGATGGACACGCTGACCACCGTCGCCAGCTTCGTGGCGTCACTCGGTGAAGCCGTCGCATCGGGTCCCTACTTCAAGGTCATGCTGGTCAACCTGCTGCCCGGCCAGATCCTCCAGCCGTTCGTCGATGCCGCGTTCAAGAAGCGCGGGATCGACCCCGAGAAGTTCTGGGGCGACGCGGGTCTGCCCGCATGGCGGTTCCCGGACCCGAACGGCGCCCGCTTCCCGAACGGCGCCCCTGCGCCCGGACCGGCAGTGCTGGAAGGCACGCCCGAACACCCCGGACCCGGTGTGCTGAAGGGTGCGCCGTGCTCGTACACGCCCGGACCGGGCGGCATCCCAACCGCCGCCAACCCGCTGCCGTGTGCGGGTCTGACCGTCGGGCCGTTCGGCAACAACCCGTACGGACCGAATTACGGACCACCGGACGTCGTCACGTCGGACCCGAACGTGCACGGTCCGCAGCCGTCACCCGGTGTGCCCGCGGCCGCGATCCCAGGCCAGATTTCGCCGGATATGCCCGGTGAGCCTGCCCCGCTGCCGCCGGCTCCGCCCGGGGCCCGCACGGTCCCGGTCGGCCCGCAGCCTCCGCTGCCGCCGGACTTCACACCGGGTATCGCGCCGTTGC
The sequence above is drawn from the Mycobacterium gallinarum genome and encodes:
- a CDS encoding GntR family transcriptional regulator, with product MNAPPKARAKPRREVRREQLSEQVAARLRTDIMTGVLRPGTFIRLDETAAELGVSITPVREALRTLRGEGMVQLEPHRGHVVVPLTRGDVEDIFWLQATIARELAATAAERITPAQIDELEHLNEALAEAVDHHEPDAIASAEFAFHRAFNRSTGRIKLAWFLLHVARYLPGHIYAASPQWGISAIAGHRAMIAALRTGDVDTVVRLTGGEFDDGAQRLIARLDETKLWG
- a CDS encoding virulence factor Mce family protein; translation: MKITGTAIKLGAFSLVLLLFTAIIIVVFGQMRFDRTTGYSAVFSNASGLRAGQFVRASGVEVGKVSKVELINDGSQVRVDFDVDRSLPLFDGTTASIRYLNLIGDRYMELKRGGSDRRLPSGGTIPVTQTEPALDLDALIGGFRPVFRALDPDKVNTIAESIITIFQGQGGTINDILDQTASLTSALADRDQAIGEVIKNLNTVLDTTVKHQQQFDETVQNFQTLITGLNDRRDPIASSVADISDAAGTIADLLADNRPLLQSTVGHLEAVQQPLVDQRDKLNDILTRLPTAFKIIGRAGGIYGDFFNFYSCDISIRMNGLQPGGPVRTVKLFSQPSGRCTPQ
- a CDS encoding MlaE family ABC transporter permease encodes the protein MTVLTTKATFKSPFQWREFILQSWFLMRVAFLPTVAVSIPLTVLLIFTLNILLTEFGAADISGAGAALAAVTQLGPLVTVLVVAGAGSTAICADLGARTIREEIDALEVLGIDPIHRLVVPRVIASTFVALLLNGAVITIGLVGGFIFGVYLQNVSAGAYVSTLTLVTGLPEVLISVVKAMTFGLIAGLVGCYRGLTVAGGAKGVGTAVNETLVLCVIALFAVNVVLTTIGVRFGTGS
- a CDS encoding acyl-CoA thioesterase codes for the protein MNERELTGADFPVHWPVSTRWTDNDMFGHLNNAVYYALFDTAINGWINTNCDIDPTDVPWLGVVAESGCKYFAELRFPEPLFVGLAVARLGTSSVTYRMGLWQAGGPDAPVAAVGHWVHVYVDRASRRPMPIPAVIRSLLEKACVD
- a CDS encoding alpha/beta fold hydrolase, whose protein sequence is MLERSEIRFLPVGGRRVAYEVRGSGPPLVAPAWWVSHLELDWQNPDFRRFWDGIAEGYTLIRYDRLGVGMSDHTLHDSDLTLDSEVATLRALVDELGLERVSLIGGSSGSCTAVAFAAASPDRVERMVLYGSYPDGTAITAPGVGDAILAAIQAHWGLGSRVLGDIFLGGANADEQEHFGRLQRDSATAETAAAVLALVYRLDVRDRLPLVRAPTWVVHRRDDRAVPYRLGREVAAAIPGATFIPLKGSAHFPWHGDADSVVRACREALGAAPALPHATSAQEQVLSAREREILACIARGLSDREIAEHLVLSSHTVHRHVANIRRKLGRTSRTAAVAEAARLGIL
- a CDS encoding MCE family protein; amino-acid sequence: MTAPLNTSRTPPYKLAGLVLALLTIAAVVLVYFQFRGDFLPREQLTMISARSGLSMDPGAKVTYNGVEIGRVATVDAVDVGGEPKAKIVLDVDPKYIKLIPQNVDADISATTVFGNKYISFTSPKDPSSQRITSSDVIDVTHVTTEFNTLFETVVSLSSQVDPIKLNQTLAATAEALDGLGDRFGQSIINGNAILDDINPQMPQIRRDNQLLADLGEVYSEAAPDLFDGLQNAVTTARTLNQEQGTIDQALMAAVGFGNTGADVFERGGPYLVRGAEDLIRPSEILDEYSPALFCTIRNFHDVEPKVAASLGGNGYSLRTLSALMGLGAGNPYVYPDNLPRVNARGGPEGKPGCWQPITRDLWPAPHLVMDTGASIAPYNHFELGQPLLIEYVWGRQVGENTINP
- a CDS encoding MlaE family ABC transporter permease; amino-acid sequence: MSTTQVLRSRFPRAFSGGAGVVTAPARFLDSVGHVAWFVVTAIGSIGHALRYYRKETLRLIAEIGMGTGAMAVIGGTVAIVGFVTLSGSSLVAIQGFASLGNIGVEAFTGFFAALINVRIAAPVVAGQALAATVGAGATAELGAMRISEEIDALEVMGIKSISYLVSTRIMAGFIVIIPLYAMAIIMSFLSAQVTTTVFYGQSIGTYEHYFRTFLRADDVMWSFVQAIIISVIVMLNHCYYGYFASGGPVGVGEAVGRSMRASLVAIVCVVLFASLALYGVDPNFNLTV
- a CDS encoding class I SAM-dependent methyltransferase — protein: MTDIASINSTARENQPSAAWLRIFALVYDPFLWLGETAGMRRRRAALLADAYGRVVEIGSGTGLNIAHYPEAVTELLLTEPEPGMRKKLSRRTDQNRCATEIVDAPAERLPFADASVDTVVSTLALCTVDDPEAALHEIARVLRPGGQLLFIEHVRAGSRLLAAVQDKLAGPWRHFAGGCRCNRDTVGRMRACGFTVAAQHVVWRGMPAIVHPLAMGRATRDHGRPQTVR
- the fadD5 gene encoding fatty-acid--CoA ligase FadD5 codes for the protein MTSSSSPPDPTEQPFLARRQNWTNQLARHALMQPGETALRFLGRTTTWGELDRRVIALAGALSRRGVQFGDRVLILMLNRTEFIESFLAINKLGAIAVPVNFRMTPPEIAFLVSDCQAKVVVTEAVLASVAAAVRDIDPTLTTVVVAGGTSGDGLIGYDEVMAEEDVAAVRDVVDIPDDSAALIMYTSGTTGRPKGAVLTHANIAGQAMTSLFTNGADLNNDVGFVGVPLFHIAGIGNMIIGLLLGRPTVLYPLGAFDPGALLDVLETEQVTGVFLVPAQWQAVVAEQRVRPRALKLRVLSWGAAPASDTLLRSMSETFPGTQILAAFGQTEMSPVTCMLLGDDAIRKLGSVGKVIPTVSARVVDEDMNDVDIGQVGEIVYRAPTLMAGYWNNPEATADAFAGGWFHSGDLVRQDEEGYIWVVDRKKDMIISGGENIYCAEVENVLAAHPSIAEAAVIGRADDRWGEVPVAVIALNAKGDLGLADLEGFLTERLARYKHPKALEIVDALPRNPAGKVLKTELRVRFGAAAPIDAGESTTLPTVSAGAQEN
- a CDS encoding virulence factor Mce family protein, producing the protein MRTLEGSNRVRNGLMGILVLILVIGVGQSFASVPMLFATPTYYAEFSDTGGLNSGDKVRIAGVDVGLVRNFEIVGDKVRIGYSLDGTQIGTESRAAIRTDTILGRRNIEIEPRGSKPLKANATLPLGQTTTPYQIYDAFFDVTEASSGWDTQTVKRSLNVLSETIDQTYPHLSAALDGVARFSDTIGKRDDQIKQLLANANKIAGILGNRSEQINKLFVNAQQLLAAINERQYAVSMLLERVASFSEQVKGFVDDNPNLNRVLEQLRVVSDVLSERRFDLMDTLTTVASFVASLGEAVASGPYFKVMLVNLLPGQILQPFVDAAFKKRGIDPEKFWGDAGLPAWRFPDPNGARFPNGAPAPGPAVLEGTPEHPGPGVLKGAPCSYTPGPGGIPTAANPLPCAGLTVGPFGNNPYGPNYGPPDVVTSDPNVHGPQPSPGVPAAAIPGQISPDMPGEPAPLPPAPPGARTVPVGPQPPLPPDFTPGIAPLPPALTGPPPPPGPGPDAGPAGTPPLPGNPPFLPPLSQGQ
- a CDS encoding SRPBCC family protein — translated: MPFVSKTVEVTAPAEAIMGIVADFESYPVWNEEIKGCWVLARYDDGRPSQLRLDVVVQGQSGTFITAVYYPDQNQIQTVLQQGEFFEKQEQKFAVVPMGATSLLTVDLDVETKLPIPAQFVKKAIGDTLDYLADNLKARAEELTAS